Proteins from a genomic interval of Roseofilum capinflatum BLCC-M114:
- the hisI gene encoding phosphoribosyl-AMP cyclohydrolase, with protein sequence MSSPFAARTSVEAVEEGMLLAPKFDANGLIPVITTDAATGEVLMHAYMNEAALLKTLETGEAHYYSRSRQQLWHKGATSGLVQTVQQLLIDDDQDCLWMKVTVAGTGASCHVGYRSCFYRQVSPGEGDVKASRPISLTFTETIKTFDPVAVYGDAPNPTQL encoded by the coding sequence ATGTCATCACCATTTGCTGCCCGGACTTCAGTTGAAGCTGTCGAAGAAGGGATGCTCTTGGCTCCTAAGTTTGACGCGAATGGACTCATCCCCGTTATCACCACGGATGCTGCAACCGGCGAGGTGCTGATGCACGCCTATATGAATGAAGCGGCGTTGCTAAAAACCCTTGAAACCGGCGAAGCCCATTACTACAGCCGCAGTCGTCAGCAGCTCTGGCACAAAGGCGCGACGAGTGGGCTGGTGCAAACTGTGCAGCAATTGCTGATTGATGATGACCAGGATTGTCTGTGGATGAAGGTCACAGTAGCTGGAACAGGAGCCAGTTGCCATGTGGGGTATCGCTCTTGCTTTTACCGTCAGGTTTCTCCTGGTGAGGGCGATGTTAAGGCGAGTCGGCCCATTTCGCTCACCTTTACGGAAACCATCAAAACTTTTGACCCTGTTGCTGTCTATGGGGATGCTCCCAATCCTACTCAACTTTGA
- a CDS encoding metallophosphoesterase family protein, translated as MQWAILSGIEGNLAAYEAVLQDIRRQRSPVTDLYIIGDVVGLKGDNEATIKRLRSPRTGELEPQICIGWWEEQCFSLHGLSGLQDAPELMAEFGGDGVKQLWDSVSRESVGWLRSLHFGFHELDCLLIHGSIVSYADELTPNTPAIQLCDRLIRADANTLFCGRSGLAFECWIEPQQLRSTVTTLDGTQEPKDQGKTPRRVVGVGSVGRTPRQATYTLYNPGNNDVTFRKVSYSPAKGFGVSKV; from the coding sequence ATGCAATGGGCTATTTTGAGCGGAATTGAGGGAAATTTAGCCGCGTATGAGGCGGTGTTGCAGGATATTCGACGACAGCGCAGCCCAGTCACTGACCTCTACATCATTGGGGATGTGGTGGGGCTGAAGGGGGATAATGAGGCGACGATTAAGCGGTTGAGATCGCCCCGCACTGGGGAGCTAGAACCCCAAATTTGTATCGGTTGGTGGGAAGAGCAATGCTTTAGTCTGCATGGGCTGAGTGGGTTGCAAGATGCCCCGGAACTGATGGCAGAGTTTGGCGGCGATGGGGTCAAGCAACTCTGGGATTCGGTATCGCGGGAGTCGGTGGGGTGGTTGCGATCGCTCCATTTTGGCTTTCATGAACTCGATTGCTTGCTGATTCATGGCAGTATCGTCAGCTATGCTGATGAACTGACACCGAATACGCCTGCGATTCAGTTGTGCGATCGCCTGATTCGTGCCGATGCCAATACCTTGTTTTGTGGGCGATCGGGACTAGCTTTTGAATGCTGGATTGAACCCCAACAATTACGCTCAACCGTCACAACCCTAGACGGAACGCAAGAGCCGAAAGATCAAGGGAAAACACCCCGTCGTGTGGTAGGGGTTGGCTCCGTGGGACGAACTCCGAGGCAAGCCACTTACACCCTCTATAACCCTGGTAATAATGATGTGACCTTTAGAAAAGTTTCTTATAGCCCTGCCAAGGGTTTTGGTGTTTCCAAAGTGTAG